The genomic window TTGCCTGTCCTGGCTCCAGCACCGTGCGCTATGGCGGGAACACTTCCTGTATTGAAATGCGCGTTGGGGGAAAAATTCTGGTGTTCGACGGCGGAACCGGGTTAAGAGTCTTAGGACAGACCCTACTGCGAGAGATGCCGCTGGAAGGACATTTATTCTTCACGCATTCGCACTGGGATCACATCCAAGGTTTTCCCTTTTTTGTCCCTGCTTTCGTCAAAGCAAACCGCTTTCATATCTATGGCACGATCGCCCCAAACGGCTCAACGATCGAGCAACGTCTCAATGACCAGATGCTGCACCCGAACTTCCCAGTGCCGCTACAAATTATGGGGGCTGATCTAAAGTTTCGCGATATCGAAATTGGTGAAACAGTCGATTTGGGGGATGTTGTCGTTGAGAGCGCCCTGCTAAATCATCCGGGTGAAGCAGTTGGGTATCGGGTGAACTGGAACGGCTATGCTGCTGCTTATATTACGGACACAGAGCATTTCCCCGATCGCCTGGATGAAAATGTCTTGTTGCTGGCTCGTAATGCCGATGTGATGATCTACGACGCCACCTATACTGACGCTGAATATTACTCTGAAAAAGCAAGCAAGGTGGGTTGGGGGCATTCCACTTGGCAGGAAGCGGTAAAAGTTGCTAAGGCAGCCAGAGTGAAAAAGCTGGTAATTTTCCATCATGACCCCCTGCATGATGATGATTTTATGGATCAGATCCGGGATGATACAGCGTTGGCGTTCCCTAACAGTGTCGTTGCTTGGGAAGGTTTAGAAATTGATGTTTTGAACGTTATGCCTGCTGTTTCCCCTGCTGCACTCGAAGCCAACCAAGTCTCTGCCTGATTCATGAGTCAACCCGCAATGCCTCCTTCGCCCTCCTCTCCTGCATCTGCTGAAATTGCCCAATCACCGATTTGTCCGACCTGGCAAATTAAACTCCTATATGACGGTCAATGTCCGCTCTGTATGCGAGAAGTGAACTTTTTGCGAAAACGAGACGCCGATCGAGGGCGAGTTGCTTTTGTTGATATTGCCGCAGATGACTACAACCCAGATGCAAACGGGGGCGTTTCCTTTAAGGCAGCAATGGGTCGGATTCATGCTGTCTTACCTGATGGAACGATTCTCAGAAATGTGGCAGTGTTTCGCCGAGTCTATGAAGTCTTGGGTATGGGTTGGGTTTACGCAGCGACCAAGCTACCGCTGATTGGTGCTTTCGTTGATACAGTCTATGGGCTGTGGGCTGACAAACGGCTGGCACTCACCGGACGAGCGAATTTAGCGACCCTCGTTGCCGATCGCCAGAGACGGCTCACCTGTTCAGAAGAGCGCTGTCGCCTGAATGAAAATGACCCGGATGATAAATGACCTGGATAAAAATGGCAATTAGCCGGAAGCGCAACGAATCGAGTCACTGAGACAGGCGATAAATCTCTTGAGATGTGTCAAAATGTAAAGCGTGTGGATTACTTCATCACTAACGACGGTTAAAACTCCGACTTCTGTTGCTCTAGGGAACTTTGATGGCGTTCACCGAGGGCATCAGCAAGTTATTGAGCCGATTTTGACGGATGCTTCTGGGATTCGATTTGGCACAGACGAACGTATCTCACCCCCTAATTCCCAACATTCAACGGTTGTCACGTTCCGTCCTCATCCCCGCGAATTTTTTACTGGCGAGCATCGATCGTTGCTAACCCCACTAGAAGAAAAAATTACTGTACTTCGATCGCTTGGCGTCGAACAGCTTGTTTTACTCCCCTTTAATGAAGCTGTAGCAAATCTCACGCCAGAAGGATTTGTTCGATCGATTCTAGTCAATCAGCTACAAGTTGAGCGGATTAGCGTTGGGCAAGATTTTTGCTTTGGACGACATCGATCGGGAACAGCAGTTGATTTACAAACCATTGCAGCTCAATATCAGATTCCTGTGGAAATTGTGCCATTGCATCTTTGTGAGGGTGAACGAATCAGCAGTTCTGCTATCCGAGAGGCTTTGAGCAGTGGAGATTTGGAACGCGCCAATCGGCTATTGGGCAGACCCTATCTGTTGGTTGGGCAGGTGGTTCAGGGACAGCAGCTTGGACGGACGATCGGGTTTCCTACTGCAAATCTCAAATTGCCCAGTGAGAAGTTTGTCCCTCGGACAGGCGTTTATAGCGTTTGGGTGTCTTGTCCAACAGTCACTTCAGGGCAAATGATTCGAGGCGTGATGAACATTGGCTATCGTCCTACGGTTGAAGGAAAGCAACAGACGATTGAGGTTCATTTGCTAGACTGGTCAGGCGATTTGTATGGGCAGACTTTAAGCGTCAGTCTGGATAGTTTTTTGCGTCCAGAACAGAAGTTTGCCTCACTCGACGAACTCAAAGCGCAAATTCAGAAAGATTGTGCAGCCGCTCAAATGACTTTAGCAACCACAAATTTGCCGGGATAACATTTTGCCGGGATAACATTGCTGCTATCTATCAGCACAATTGAGATCAATCAATCCTAGATCGATTGATTAAAAACTTCTTTCGCTTCTTTCCTGTTTCCGGCCTTTTACCAG from Trichocoleus sp. includes these protein-coding regions:
- a CDS encoding MBL fold metallo-hydrolase; its protein translation is MANSQQQFTVRFWGVRGSIACPGSSTVRYGGNTSCIEMRVGGKILVFDGGTGLRVLGQTLLREMPLEGHLFFTHSHWDHIQGFPFFVPAFVKANRFHIYGTIAPNGSTIEQRLNDQMLHPNFPVPLQIMGADLKFRDIEIGETVDLGDVVVESALLNHPGEAVGYRVNWNGYAAAYITDTEHFPDRLDENVLLLARNADVMIYDATYTDAEYYSEKASKVGWGHSTWQEAVKVAKAARVKKLVIFHHDPLHDDDFMDQIRDDTALAFPNSVVAWEGLEIDVLNVMPAVSPAALEANQVSA
- a CDS encoding DUF393 domain-containing protein, producing MPPSPSSPASAEIAQSPICPTWQIKLLYDGQCPLCMREVNFLRKRDADRGRVAFVDIAADDYNPDANGGVSFKAAMGRIHAVLPDGTILRNVAVFRRVYEVLGMGWVYAATKLPLIGAFVDTVYGLWADKRLALTGRANLATLVADRQRRLTCSEERCRLNENDPDDK
- a CDS encoding bifunctional riboflavin kinase/FAD synthetase; its protein translation is MWITSSLTTVKTPTSVALGNFDGVHRGHQQVIEPILTDASGIRFGTDERISPPNSQHSTVVTFRPHPREFFTGEHRSLLTPLEEKITVLRSLGVEQLVLLPFNEAVANLTPEGFVRSILVNQLQVERISVGQDFCFGRHRSGTAVDLQTIAAQYQIPVEIVPLHLCEGERISSSAIREALSSGDLERANRLLGRPYLLVGQVVQGQQLGRTIGFPTANLKLPSEKFVPRTGVYSVWVSCPTVTSGQMIRGVMNIGYRPTVEGKQQTIEVHLLDWSGDLYGQTLSVSLDSFLRPEQKFASLDELKAQIQKDCAAAQMTLATTNLPG